The DNA window AATTCAAAATATTGATAGGTTGCATTTATAGGAGCTAAAAAATAGATTGTTTTGCCATCATCAGACCATATGAAATCATCGACCGTTTCATCCATTTTCTTAGTCAAAGCCACCTTATTGCCCGTCGAAACGTCCATGGTATAAACCACATTCTGGTCGGACTCGTAACCGTCTCTTGCCATCGACAACCAGGCCAGTTTTTTACCGTCTTTTGAAAATTTTGGGCTCTTATCATAACCCATCATTCCTTCAGTTAGGTTTTTAGTTTTAGCTGAGGCGAGATTGTATTGATACAAATCGCTATTGGTACTTACGGCCCAATCTTTACCGATTAATTTTTTACTCACGTAAACGATATTCTTACCATCCGGTGACCAGGTGATTTCTTCCGCTCCACCAAAAGGTGGCATCGGAGTATCCCATTTTTCTCCCGGCATTATATCAACCATGCTGGAATTCGAAATACTATCCGAATAAGGGGCAAAATGAACATGAGAAAAATACTCATCCTGCCAAACAGTCCAGTGTCTGTACATCAGATTATCAAAAATCATGGCTTCCGATCTGGGTACATCCGGGTACTTTTCAACCAGTGTCTTGCCGAGTTTGACTTCCTTGGAAAAGGAAATATGTTTTAAATCCGGGGCATAGGCAAAGTTCGAAACGGCTGCGTCAAAAAATGTAATTTGCTTTTCAGAACTCCCATCTGGATTTGCTTCAAACACCACTCCAGACTTTATAAAGCCTATTTTTTTACCGTCAGGGCGCCAGATGGCATTGGAAATACTGACATCGCCTCCATCGATTATTTTGGATCTGGATCCTGAGGTAAAATCGTATATGTAAATCACTGTTTTGCCTTTGTCTGCCGCGAGGTCATAAGATCTGGAACTGTAAATCATTGATTTCTGATCCGGAGAAACTTCCACACCATAGACCCTGTCCATTTCCCAAAGTAATTCGGGATTTAGCCTGTCCTGTGCAAAAGCAAAATGAGTAATTAATAGAAATAAAATTATCGATTGAAGTTTTCTCATAACATTTTAGGGTTAAACACTTTGAAAATTGAGCTATTCAATAATTGACAAAAGTAAGAGTTGTTTTAAATTATAACATGATTTAGCCCGGAAGGTGAACGTTTCTGTCGATTTATTGTTTAAGATATCGCTAAACAGTACTTTTGATTTGATGAATAAGGCAATTCGGCATGTAATCTCCATTTTTTTCTGCGGCCTAATAATGGTTGCACAAGGTGGATTTTTTCAATTGCATGAGCATTCCTTGGAAGTTTTAAGTCATCAATGCAGTCACGATGGCGAGCACGATCAGAGCTATAGTGAACATTGTAGCATTTGTGAAATTCATGCTACTTTTCAATTCGATATAAATTTACCCTTAACATTTGAAGTACTTCTGTTCGTAAATGACATATACGCTTTTGACCATGTTCAAGAATTATCCGAATCTTATTTTCAACTAAACAACCGCGGCCCCCCTACCATTTCTTAAACCGCTTTAGTTCCGGCCTTTTTAAAGGCGATTTTTCAATTTATTCCATTTTGTTATGCTTAGACATAAGGCTTTTTTGGCCTTGATGTTATTGTATTCTCATTGGCTGTATGCACAGACTTTGACATTGGAAGGGCTGGTTCAGTCCTCGGATGGCGAAGCTCTGCCCGGTGCTTTACTTCATCTTCACGAACCCGATATCAATATCGCAAGTGATAATGCAGGACGTTTCAGTTTTAATAACTTAAAACCGGGCTATTATCATTTGCATGTCAATTTCATCGGTTTCCAAGAGCAGATTCTGGATATAGACCTCAATGAAAGTTTATATCTCAAAATAGAGCTTAAGGAAGCCTATAAAGAACTTGACGAGGTAGTAGTGGAATCCAGCTTTATGAATAGTGATGTTGCTGATGCCTCACAGAGTATTCAGAATGTGAATAAGGAGCGTTTAATCAAATCCGGTGGTGGCTCATTTGTTAATTCTTTGGAAGAAATTCCGGGCATTTCGGCGATTAATACGGGCGTAGGTATTGCCAAACCTGTAATAAGAGGAATGAGTTTCAACCGTGTATTGGTCAATGACAACGGAATAAAGCAGGAGGGCCAACAATGGGGTTCGGATCACGGGCTGGAAATCGATCAATTTAATGTTGGAAGAGTGGAAATTGTTAAAGGGCCTGCCACCTTAATGTATGGCTCAGATGCATTGGGTGGAGCTATCAACATTTTACCCAATAGAATACCCGCTTCAGGAGAAGTAACCGGTGAAATAAGAGGTTTGTACCGAAGCAATAATGCGGCTTATGGAACATCATTTATGGTAGAAGGAGCCAAAAATTCGATTTATGCAAGAGCTCGTTTTTCAACATTGGATTTTGCGGATTATAGAGTGCCGGCATCAGAATTTGTTTACAATACCTACCGTCTTAATATCGAAAATGAAAGACTGAAAAACACGGCGGGTAGAGAAAGAAATTCTGCCTTGACTCTTGGTTTGAGAAAATCCTGGGGTTCTGCAAATATTACTTATACCCGTTTTGATCAGAAAGCAGGCTTATTTGCCGGTGCGGTCGGTATTCCCAGAGCCTATGATCTTAATGATGATGGTGATATCAGAAATATAGATTTGCCGCGGCAACAAACGGTCCATGATAAGATTGTTTTGAATTCATTGGTGAAATTGGGCAATAACTGGCTTGAAACACAAATGGGATATCAAAACAACCATCGGGAGGAACGTACACTTCCTCATGCCCATGGCGTAGGACCAGTTCCCGAAGGTAATCTTGCTTTAAATCTGAATCTGCAAACTTTCACATTTAATTCCAGACTGCGCAGAAGGGTGAATGGAAAAACAAAAGACGTTTATGGCATTTCGGCTCAATATCAGCTAAATAAAGAGTCGGGTTATGAGCATTTGTTATCACCATTCACAGCGCTTCAAACCGGAATTTATGCAATGCGTCAATACGAGCTTTCTCCATCATTTATTTTAAGTGGTGGTTTAAGATTAGACTATGGAGAAATAAAAATAGAAGAGTTCTTTTCTCCTGTTTGGATCAACGCTGAGAGTGTAGATTATTACAGCCAGAGAAATCCTGAAATTGACAAATCCTTTTTTAACTATTCTGCATCAGCCGGTTTCTCCTGGTTTCCGGATCCCGATTTGAATCTGAAAGTTAATCTTGGGAGAAGCTTCAGAATTCCAACGGCTGCGGAATTATCGATCAATGGTGTTCATCACGGAACTTTTCGACATGAACTAGGCAATAAGGATCTGAATTCAGAAATAGGCTATCAGGCTGATTTGGGAATTGTTTACAATAAAAAAACCATACAGTTTTCTTTTAGTCCTTATCTGAATTATTTCAGAGATTATATCTATCTCAGTCCGACCAGTAGTTTTGGCTACACCGATCAGACCGGGAATTTGGTATTACTTCCCGAGGCCGGACAGACTTTTCAATATAAACAGAATAACGCGCTTATTACTGGATTTGAAGTTCTGGCCGACTATCATTTCGTAAGTCATTGGCATGTGGAACTCGGTACTGAATATGTATACAAATACAATTTAGATACAGAAATTCCATTGCCTTTTACGCCACCACCTTCCATTCATCTGGGTATGGATTACGATTGGAAATGGCAAAAAACAAGCTTTTCAATCGGTGGAAATGTGAAGAATTACTTTGATCAAAACAATGTGGACAGAAATGAAATGCCAACACCCGGATTTCAGCTATTTGGACTTTCGGCCAACATCAATCGAAAGATTGGCAAAAATTCGATTAGTCTTTATACGCAGGTACGCAATCTTTTTGACAGAAAATATTTTAATCACCTGAGCAGGTACAGATTACTTAATCTGCCTGAACAGGGAAGAGACATAATTATAAACTTATTATACAATTTTTAAATAGAACAAAAATGAAACATTTAATAAAATCAATATTAATTGCAGTAATGACTGTATTTTTAATTACAGCATGCGGTGATGATGATTCAGAACCACAGGATACATCAAAACCTATAATCTCGGATGTACATGTAGAAAATCATGATCCCGGAGGTAAAATTGGATCAGGTGATGATGAAAAAGTCATGGCAGGTGAAGAAGGCGAAGTGCATTTTCAGCTGATGGACAACAGAGAACTGGGGAGCTGGAAAATTGATATCCACGATGCTTTTGATGGCCATGGGCATGGAAAAGTATTCGCAAATTATTCAATAATTCTCTCCGGAAATACTGGTGGAACAATGCAGGAAATTGAAGTTGATTTGGGAGAAATTCCTTCTGAGGCTACTGCGGGTGAGTATCACTGTATCATCAATGCCACAGATGCCGCGGGTAATAGTGCCGATTTTGCTGAAGTGATTTTTATATTGTCAAATGGTACAGAACCACAATTGGAGCTAATTAGTCCTGATCTGGCAAATACAGAGCATATGGATAAAGGAATGACTTTTACTATGGAAGGTACACTTACCGATGATACTGGAATTAAAAGTTTTGAGATTTACATGGAAGAGGAAGGGCACGACGACCACGACCATGGAAAAACAGGCGAAGAAGCCATTTTATTGTTTGATAAAGATGATTTTGGAGACAATGTCCTTTCATTTGATCTTGCAGAAGCCGGTCAATTGACAATTCCTGCTGACATGGAAGACGGTAATTATTATATCAAATTTGTTTCAGGTGATTCCGATGGCAATACGATGATTGAGAAATTTGAGATTCACATTGAATAATAAGTGATTCTAGCGAGACAAAATGGATTAAGGCCTCTTTTAACAAAAGGGGCTTTTTTTTGGTCAATTTACTATTTCTTCCTTTTTGAATCTTTCAAAGCTTTATCAATGATAAATTCAATCTGACCATTGGTGCTTCGAAATTCATCGGCGGCCCATTTTTCAAGCGCTTTGAAGGTTTCGGGGTCCAGCCTTAATACAAATGCTTTCTTCTTGGCCATTTTATGCCTCCATTAATTTTTGCATTTCTATTTCCAGTTCATTTGGTTTTGTCGAACTGAGAAATAAAGTCTTGCCATTTTTCATTTTGAGTTCTAGCCCCATATTGCCTCGTGTAATCATGGCTTTTTTCTTTTGAAATAAACGCCTTCGATATCCCCAGCCACCTGCATAAAAAATTGGATTAATTTTTCGCACCGACCAGTTCACAACATCTGAAGGATTCACCTCCTGCCATTTTAGATTGAAAGGAAACATTTTGTATCTGATTTTGCCTTCGCGAATTTCGAATTCCAACTTTACATTTAACATAACTACAAAAACAAGGATAAGAATAAACCACATTATTATTTGAATATAATAGGGCAATTCAGTGTTAAAATCATCATTTACAGACATATAATAATAGCCGGCAATAGAGGGTACAAAACCAAAAAGTATAAAAATCCAGATAAATCCCTGACCAAGTTTACTCTCTTCCTTATAAAATGCCTGCATAATTAATGATATAGTGTACCTGAATTCACGACCGGGCTCACATCTTTATCAGCGCATAATACAACCATCAGATTGCTCACCATAGCAGCCTTTTTTTCTTCATCCAAATCGATAATTTCTTTCTTACTGAGTTCTTCAAGTGCAATATCCACCATTCCCACAGCGCCCTCTACAATTTTCAATCTTGCAGCAACTATGGCCGTTGCCTGTTGTCTTCGGAGCATGGCACCTGCAATTTCAGAAGCATAGGCCAAATAACCGATTCGCGCTTCTATGACATGGATTCCCGCTATATTTAATCGCTCCTTTAATTCCTCTTCTAAAGCGTGATTAACCTCTTCCAGACCGGAACGCAAAGTGATTTCTTTTTCCTCATCGTCAAAATTATCATAAGGGTAAGAGCCCGCCAGTTTTCTTACTGCAGCATCCGATTGCACTCTTACGAAATTGGCATAATCATCAACTTCAAATGCAGCTTTAAATGTCTCTTTCACTTGCCATACAAGAATAATGCTTATTAAAATCGGGTTGCCCAGCTTATCGTTGACTTTAACTTTTTCGGAATCAAAGTTTCTGGCGCGCAGTGAAATTTTTCTTTTGATATAAAAAGGATTAACCCAAAAAAAGCCATTGGCCTTAACCGTTCCCATATAGTCTCCAAAAAGCACCAGCACTTTGGATTCATTGGGATTGACAATCATAAATCCTATAATAAGAAAAGCTCCCAATGCCGTTAAAAACAAAAGCCAAGGCATTTTTAATGCAATCAGTCCTCCTATCGAACCTAATATTATTATGGCACAAAGAATCACCATCGGATACCCTGATACCGGTTTTACTACTTTTTCATTCATAATCAAAAATTTAAAATGATATTATTTTGATATCAAATATATATTATACTTACGAAATTGTCAAGAAAAAGGTTTTGCCTATAGATTTACCTTTCAAACCGATTTAATCACGCTTCAATAATATATTTTTATAATCAGCAGCAACCTTCTCATTTTTACATTGTCTTTCCCATGAATTAGCAACCGGAATTGGAATCGAGCCAGCATAGCGTACATCTGTATTTGGTGGATCAATGTATAGAAGGAGATCGCAAGGCTCAGTTCGAATTGTATAAGTTGTATTCAAAAGCCATGTATAACATTTGCAGACGTATGATGGGAAATGATGATGAAGCCAGGGATGTGCTTCAGGATGCTTTTGTGTCTGCATTTACCAAACTGAGCAGTTTTAACAGAAATTCTACCTTCGGTGCCTGGCTAAAACGGATCGTCATCAATCATTGTCTTAATGCCCTCAACAAAAAGAAATTGTATTTCGAAGAAATCAATGATCAAACGGAACTTGCACAGGCAGATGAGGGCCATGACCCCGATTACCTCAAACAGGGAGCTCAGAATATTTTAAAAGCTATCGATAAAATCAGCGAAGGCTGCAAGACGGTTTTGAACCTTTATCTTTTTGAAGGTTATGACCACAAGGAAATCGCCGAAATACTGGAAATCAGCGAGTCAACCTCAAAGGCCCAGTATTCAAAGGCGAAAAAGAAAATTAGAGACTTAATTGAATCCGGAGCGATATGAAGGATGAATTAAAAAAATACGTCGATAATAATCGGGAAGAGTTTGAATTAGATAATGATTCGCTCGATGGCCTTTGGCTAAATATTTCATCCAGAGTTCAGAAACAACAAAAGAAAGACAATTTCTGGAGGAGGGATGTATGGCGCATTGCTGCAATTATGCTTGTGTTTTTTGGTCTGGCCTGGCTTTTAATCGTCCGGCCGATCAGCCAAAATAAAAAACAATTCAGAGATATGTATTCCTTTTCACCCGAATTGGCAGAGGCTGAAGGCTACTATTCAAGTTTGATCGATGCAAAAATGGAGCAAATCAATTTTTACAGAGAAGAAATTGATCCGCAAATATTCGAAGATCTGGAGGCATTGGATGATGTGTTATTAGAACTGGAAAACGATCTTCGCGACAATATTGATAATGAAGAGGTGATTAATGCGATGATTAAAAATTATCGGATTAAACTAGAAATACTTGAACATATTCAAAGAGAGCTAGAGCAAAATGAAAATGAAAAGATTGAATCTTAAACCATCAATCCTATTTGTGCTCATTGCTGTCTTTCAATGGGCCATCGCCAAACCGAGCGAAGATATTGAACTCTCAAAGCGATACGTGCGGTCTTATAAGGTATCTCCAAATGTTCAGGTGGATCTCAGCAATAAATACGGCGATATAATTGTCAATACCTGGAACAAAGATTCGGTAAAATTTAAAATCAAAATCACTGCCTACGGCAAAAGCGACGAAGCCGTAGACAAACTTCTGGAACGTGTGAGTTTTGACCATACCAATTCGGGAAGATTTTTGAAGTTCGAGACTATTTTTGATCGACAGTCAGGATCGTTTAAGGAATTCTGGAATAGCCTGGGCGATTATTCAAAGGTCCTCATTAATAAAAACAATCTCAATATTGATTTTGAAATATACCTTCCTGAGAAATCCAATATGTATATCGAAAACAAATTCGGTGACATATACATCAATGAATACTCCGGCAGAAGTAAAATTGTTTTATCCCAGGGTGATGTAAAAATTAGCAATCAAAGCGGGCAGTTGAACCTCGATCTTAAATTCGGAAATGCCAGCATTCAAAATGTCAAATTGGCTTATTTGAAACTGCAGATTGCTGATATTACCATCGCCAAAGCAGAAAAGCTCGATATTAGCTCCTCTTCGTCCACCATTAATATCAATGAAGTGGAACGCTTAAAAATTAATGCGAGAAATGATAAATACTTTTTGCGTCATATAAGCTCACTCAGTGGAGAAGCGACCTTTAGCACCATCAATATCGGCGACTTAAAAGAGGAAATCGTTGGAAGTACCAATTATTCAGATGTGAATATTGAATCCTTAAATGATGATGCCCGATTGATCAATATTAATTCTAAAGCTACCGATATGAAACTATGGCTGAACCCGGAAAAAGCTTATAATATCGACCTTATAGCAAAAGAAGACAATCTTGAAATTCCTCTCAACTGGAAATCCCTGAACAAGTATTATACCGACTCGAAAAACAAATACATTAGAATTTCAGGTCAGGTGGAAGGAGAAAATCCTGTCCAGATCAATATCGATAATCAGGGAGGATCTTTAAACATATTTGAAAAGTAAAATTTATGAAATACCTCATTGTCATAAGCACCACAATAATCCTTTCAACATTTAATGTTGGCCACGCTCAAAATATCGAAAGCATGGCAGGCTTGCGTTTGGGGGGCACCACAGCCCTCACTTATAAGAAGATGTTTTCCAATCTTGAGGCATTTGAAATCATGATGAGCGGACGCGAAAGAGGCATTCAATTGACAGCTCTTTATGAAAAACACAAACCCATGGCCTTCAGTCTGGGAGATAATTTTTATGGTTATTACGGATTTGGAGGACATATAGGCTATCTGCAATCCGAACCTGTGTTGTTGAGGTCAGATTCATCGGGTCAATACCAATATCGCCTGCTCGATATAAGAAGAAAAACATTTTTCACAATGGGTGTAGATGCCATTGTTGGAATCGAATATCATATTTATTCGGTTCCGATGGCTTTTGCATTGGATATTAAACCGGCCCTTGAGTTGGTTGGAATGCGCTATTTACGTTCGAGGGTTTTTGATTTTGGAGTTTCGGCTAAATACATATTTTAAAAAAATAATATGAAAAATTACATTGTTTTATTGATTGCCCTGATTCTTACCGATGTAGTGAGAGCACAGGATGGTGAAATGCAAACGCTTTTTGGAAATGGAAGGCTGAGTGGTGCCTATGGCGCTTTTGATTTAAAAGTCAGCCCTGTAAATGATGAAATAAATCTTCTTTTAGGAGGGCAGGCGGCCGTAATCTTTAATGAACATGCCTATATTGGCGTTGCGGGTTATGGCCTGTCAACCAGGGAAAAGTTCAATGGCATTGATGCCAGATTACCTGAAAATGACCCCAATCGGGATATTAGAATTGACATGTCGGGTTTTGGCTATGGCGGTCTTCTTTTTGGCTATACCGTAAGTCCCAATAGTCTGATTCATATCGATATACCGGTGCTGATCGGTGCAGGTGGAGTAGACCTTACCGATGATAACATTACAATTTCCGACAATGACTTTACGCTTAAGCCGAGTATTGAAAGTTCGGCCTTCTTTGTGGCTGAACCCGGTTTGAATATTGAAATTAATATGGCGAGATTTTTCAAACTCGGTCTGGGAGGAGGCTATCGTTATATCTATGGAACAGATCTCCAAAACTTACAAGACAGTGATCTTTCGGGCTGGACAGCGAATGTATCTATGAAGTTTGGAAAATTTGATTAATTGATCAAAATAAGCATGAATTAGTAGAATTCATGCTTTTGACTTTATTTTGCATGTAATTAGGTCCTGGCTTCCAATGAACTATCGTAAACCATTCATTCAGTTTTCCATACTGGTTTTAACCTTCCTTTTTATAAATGCCTGTAATAAAGCACCAAAAAAAGAGCTTTCTGGTACTATAGAAGAAGAAATTATAGCCGAACAGGTGCCCGAGCCGCAATATTTATATGGAATTCAGATCGATTCTTTTGAAGTTAAAAAAGACAAGGTCAAACGAAATCAAAATTTATCTGAAATACTCAATCCCAGAAACGTTGACTATAAAACCATAGATCAGTTGGCCAGAAAGTCAAGAAAAATATTTGATGTCCGGAAAATTAAAACCGGCAATCCATATACGCTCCTATGCGATAGAGACTCGGGTGCATCAGCAAAATTTATGATTTATGAGAAAAACCCAATTGAATACGTGGTATTTGATTTAAGGGATTCCATTACTATTTACGAATCGAAAAAACCGGTAGACACCATTCGAAAAAGCTTTACCGGTGTGATTTACAATTCGCTTTATATGACCATTTTGGAAAATGGGGGCAATATTCAATTGGTAAATGCCCTTGCCGAAATGTATGCATGGCAAATTGATTTCTTTCGAATCCAGAAAAACGACAAGTTTAAAGTCATTTACGATGAATTATTTGTGGACGGTGAATCTGTAGGTCTCCACAAAATTCTGGCCGCACAATTTGAACATTTTAACGATAATTTCAGCGCTTATTATTTTCACCAGGACGCAGAGCACGACTATTTTGATGACAATGGCGAAAGCCTGAGAAAGGCATTTTTGAAAGCTCCATTAAAGTATTCTAGAATTAGTTCAAAGTACACCATGAGGCGATATCACCCGGTACAGAAAAGATATAAGGCTCATTTGGGAACCGATTATGCTGCACCACAGGGCACTCCCATATATGCCGTTGGAGATGGTGTAATAGCGGAAGCCCGTTACAAAAAATACAATGGTAATTATGTTAAAATCCGCCACAACAGTGTGTATTCCACTCAGTATTTACACATGTACAAGATCAAATCGGGTATTAAACCGGGCAAAACAGTTAGGCAGGGTGATGTGATCGGATATGTGGGCAGTACTGGTCTGGCTACAGGGCCACATTGTTGTTTCCGATTTTGGAAAAACGGACATCAGGTCGATCCATTCAGACAAAAAATACCCCCATCAAAACCCGTTGCGGAATCAAATATGGAGTCATTTAAAAAGATTCAAAAAAAGTATAAAAAGCAACTCAATAAGTTAGAATATCCTAAAGAAGATATCATTATTTGGGATAGCACGGATGCCCAAATAAGCATGCAGTCATCATTCAGACCCTATCTCTGAACCTTTATTTCTAAGGTGCCAAAATTACCCAGCGTATCGCTAAAGTTTCTCAACTGTATAAGACCTCTTTTATTTTCTTCACTTAAAAAATAAAAGGTACTAATACTACTTATGGAATCAATGTAACGTCTTGTTGGGATACTGTCGATCGCTACAAGTGGCCCGTCATTATTAAGGGTACTAAAACTCTCGCTAAATATTCCGCGATCAAACCTGGTGTTTTTTCTTGTTGAAAAGGAGGACAGTTCAGCAATCAGGCTATCGTTGCCGGAACCAACATTCGGGCTTAATAGGGCCCAACTCAAAATAGAATCACGATACAGAATAAAATCTATCATTTCAGGGTTTTGTAAGGCTTCCTGAATCGTATAAACTTTCAAATCTTCGAGAGAAATACAATTGCCAAAATTAGAATTGTTCTGATCTCCAAATATGCTTGTGACCGTGTCAATTTTTTCGGCTACTTTGTATTCGTACATGGCCTCATCCGACAAAAGGTTATTGTCAAGTATTCTAAAAGACAAGATTGCCGTATCGCCCGAATTCTCTGTGCTGTCTATTACATAATAAAAACCTATAAACTGGCTGCTGGCATTTTTAAAGGTAGTCTCACCTATCCTAAGAACGGGAAAATTTCCAGTAACGTGATCTACTTCAAGCGTATTGAGGCCATTGATTGCGCTTAAGGTAAGCTGAAAAAAAATACTGTCATCTTTTACAAAATATTCCTGGTCTGGACTTGAATCAAGACGAATATTGGGACCGAGGTCCATATCATTTGTGTCTTTGCAAGAATAAAATACAAATGAAAATGATATGAACACAATTAAATTTTTCAAATTTTAATCATTGAATTTTAAATTGATTATATATGAATTTAATCTACTATCTTAATATCAAATTCGATACTACCGTTATTCCCCGTTACAAGGTTTCTAATTATCAATATCGCTTTTAAGCCCAGGGCTGTTTCAATAAGCACCACATCTCCTACCGCCAATTGATTGGCTTTTGTTCCTGAAACCAAACTTTCATCTATCTCCTGGGCTGTAATTGTTGAATAGTCTTTTGCGCTTTTTTGAATTTTTGTGTTAAACCTGATAAACCAGTTGTTCAGAGCGCCTCCAAAAAGACCATCGGTATCCGGGTCAACCGGGCTAAACAATGTAGGTCCATTGGTTGCACCATTATAATAGAAGATTTCTACAGCTTCACCATTGGAGGCATTGGCTTCTGATAAAGTCGATACCTGTACTTGTCTTGCTAGAAAAAACCCACCAATATTGGAATTGCTTTGGGCTCCGAGAGTAATTCCTTTGTATTCTGTAAAAACAGGGATATCTGCTGCTGTGACCTGCCAATCTACGTTTACAATTGTACCTTTTTCATCACTGATCTGAAATGAATAACTATAATCACCTTCAATATTTGGAACGGGTACGCCGGAAATATGTGCGGTAAAAAATGAATCATTGGGAACGTCATTTTCATTAAAGCCATTCAAGGCCAGGCCATCGTTTAATATTGACCAAGTATCTAATTTGTAAAACCCTTTTGTTGCTGTAATGGAAATATCAAAAGTGGTTCCTATGGCTAAAATTGTGTCCATATACACCGTAGAATCCGTGATATTTAAGCTTAAGTCAGCATTATCCGGAATGACATCTTCCAAAACTGTAATCGTCCAGCTTGTTTCAACAGAAACCCCATCAATGTCTTTTATACTCAGGATGTAATTGTAATCGCCGGCAGAAAAAGGAACTTCAATATTTTTAACGGATTCAGTGAAATTGTTAAAATCGGATACCGGGACATTTGAATAATTGTCGATTATATTGTTATCCAAACTGAGCGACCAGGAAGCCAGTACTGACTTTCCTTTGCTTGCTGAAAAAAGAATATCAAAACTCGCACCACCCATTAATGTATCTTTTCCATAAATGGTCGAGTCGGTAATAAGGAGGCTAATACTTGGGTTGCTGTTGGCCATATTTCCGGAGGGGCTATCGTCATCGGAACAAGCGAAAATTATGAGTACCAGGCTAAAAAAAAGGAAAATTTGTCTTATCATCATAGCATTAAAATAAAATTAGTAAACCACTTTAAGGTCGAATGTAATACTACCATCATTTCCTGTGGCAAATGAGATCACTTTACCCATTCTTTTGATACCTGCTTCAGTTTCAAAAACGAATACATCATCAGCAGCCAATTGATTGGCTTTTGTTCCTGAAACGCTTGCAGTAGCAACATCATTAGGCGTGGCATTGTCAAAATCTAAAGAAGAAGACTTTTCTATTTTGGTGTCATTTTGAGTTGACCATGCACCTACAGCACCACCGAAAAAAGAACCAGCATCAGGATCAGTTGGGCTGAACAAAGTAGGACCATTAGTTGCTCCATTGTAGTAGAAAAGATCTACATCTGCACCATTAGAAGAATTGGCTTCGGATAGGAAATATACCGTTCCATCATCGATTTTAAGGAAACTTCCAAATGAAGTGCTAGACTGGGCTCCTAATTGAATATTATTGAATTCTATGAAACTGTTTGGGGCCTCGGCAGTGATTAACCAAGATACAGAACCCATAACTCCATCAAAACTTTTTACTTGAAATGTGAATTGGTAAACTCCCGCGT is part of the Hyphobacterium sp. CCMP332 genome and encodes:
- a CDS encoding S9 family peptidase gives rise to the protein MRKLQSIILFLLITHFAFAQDRLNPELLWEMDRVYGVEVSPDQKSMIYSSRSYDLAADKGKTVIYIYDFTSGSRSKIIDGGDVSISNAIWRPDGKKIGFIKSGVVFEANPDGSSEKQITFFDAAVSNFAYAPDLKHISFSKEVKLGKTLVEKYPDVPRSEAMIFDNLMYRHWTVWQDEYFSHVHFAPYSDSISNSSMVDIMPGEKWDTPMPPFGGAEEITWSPDGKNIVYVSKKLIGKDWAVSTNSDLYQYNLASAKTKNLTEGMMGYDKSPKFSKDGKKLAWLSMARDGYESDQNVVYTMDVSTGNKVALTKKMDETVDDFIWSDDGKTIYFLAPINATYQYFELQVPASLGKSEISKEAIRQITNGDHNYRSLALAGKNLVGIKQTMSMASEVYQAEIKSGKDKALTMANMDIYERIKMGKVEKRFVKTSDGKDMLTWVIYPPDFDPKKKYPALLYCQGGPQSPVSQFFSFRWNFQLMAANDYIIVAPNRRGLPSFGTEWNEQISGDWGGQAMKDYLAAIDDVAKEDYVDENRLGAIGASYGGYSVYYLAGIHEDRFKTFISHCGLFNLESWYASTEEMFFANWDIGGPYWQDEFKEEYKKHSPHRYVENWNTPIMVIHGALDFRVPLNQGMEAFQVAQLKGIPSKFLYFPDEGHWVLKPQNGLVWHREFFSWLDKWLK
- a CDS encoding TonB-dependent receptor, giving the protein MLRHKAFLALMLLYSHWLYAQTLTLEGLVQSSDGEALPGALLHLHEPDINIASDNAGRFSFNNLKPGYYHLHVNFIGFQEQILDIDLNESLYLKIELKEAYKELDEVVVESSFMNSDVADASQSIQNVNKERLIKSGGGSFVNSLEEIPGISAINTGVGIAKPVIRGMSFNRVLVNDNGIKQEGQQWGSDHGLEIDQFNVGRVEIVKGPATLMYGSDALGGAINILPNRIPASGEVTGEIRGLYRSNNAAYGTSFMVEGAKNSIYARARFSTLDFADYRVPASEFVYNTYRLNIENERLKNTAGRERNSALTLGLRKSWGSANITYTRFDQKAGLFAGAVGIPRAYDLNDDGDIRNIDLPRQQTVHDKIVLNSLVKLGNNWLETQMGYQNNHREERTLPHAHGVGPVPEGNLALNLNLQTFTFNSRLRRRVNGKTKDVYGISAQYQLNKESGYEHLLSPFTALQTGIYAMRQYELSPSFILSGGLRLDYGEIKIEEFFSPVWINAESVDYYSQRNPEIDKSFFNYSASAGFSWFPDPDLNLKVNLGRSFRIPTAAELSINGVHHGTFRHELGNKDLNSEIGYQADLGIVYNKKTIQFSFSPYLNYFRDYIYLSPTSSFGYTDQTGNLVLLPEAGQTFQYKQNNALITGFEVLADYHFVSHWHVELGTEYVYKYNLDTEIPLPFTPPPSIHLGMDYDWKWQKTSFSIGGNVKNYFDQNNVDRNEMPTPGFQLFGLSANINRKIGKNSISLYTQVRNLFDRKYFNHLSRYRLLNLPEQGRDIIINLLYNF
- a CDS encoding DUF4625 domain-containing protein, with the protein product MKHLIKSILIAVMTVFLITACGDDDSEPQDTSKPIISDVHVENHDPGGKIGSGDDEKVMAGEEGEVHFQLMDNRELGSWKIDIHDAFDGHGHGKVFANYSIILSGNTGGTMQEIEVDLGEIPSEATAGEYHCIINATDAAGNSADFAEVIFILSNGTEPQLELISPDLANTEHMDKGMTFTMEGTLTDDTGIKSFEIYMEEEGHDDHDHGKTGEEAILLFDKDDFGDNVLSFDLAEAGQLTIPADMEDGNYYIKFVSGDSDGNTMIEKFEIHIE
- a CDS encoding Arc family DNA binding domain-containing protein; the encoded protein is MAKKKAFVLRLDPETFKALEKWAADEFRSTNGQIEFIIDKALKDSKRKK